The Miscanthus floridulus cultivar M001 chromosome 7, ASM1932011v1, whole genome shotgun sequence genome includes a region encoding these proteins:
- the LOC136465231 gene encoding uncharacterized protein: MYVILGYTNELSECLQRRDQDILNAISLVNVAKSKMQELRSNGWDNFLQKVTSFCIKHGVEVPAMDGAYVPYGKLAWYARARNQTNDDHFRTFSPSNSFASFDAQKVRRLAEFYPKDFSNNDLLKLELQLDNYIDDMRQDASFQGLDNIIDLSVKLVETKRHKVYDMVYLLLKLILLLPVATASVERVFSALVIGKTKSRNKIGDTVLDDCLVTFIERDIFFQVNEDDIMETFMSLRKQRINK; encoded by the exons ATGTATGTTATTCTTGGATATACAAATGAGTTATCTGAGTGCTTGCAGAGAAGAGAtcaagatattcttaatgcaatctcacttgttaatgtggcaaagaGCAAAATGCAGGAGTTGAGGTCTAATGGTTGGGATAATTTTCTTCAGAaggtcacttctttttgtattaaacatggtgttgaagttcCTGCTATGGATGGTGCTTATGTGCCTTATGGAAAATTAGCATGGTATGCTCGTGCCcgaaaccaaacaaatgatgaTCATTTCCGAA CCTTCAGTCCTTCCAACTCCTTTGCTTCTTTTGATGCACAGAAGGTACGTAGATTGGCTGAATTTTATCCTAAGGACTTCTCCAACAATGATTTGTTAAAACTTGAATTGCAACttgataattatattgatgacatgcgacaagatgctagcttccaaggtctagacaacattattgatctctcagttaagcttgttgaaacaaagaggcACAAAGTGTATGATATGGTGTACTTGCTTCTCAAATTGATATTGCTTTTACCAGTGGCAACTGCgagtgttgaaagggtattttctgcatTGGTTATAGGGAAAACAAAGTCAAGGAATAAGATAGGTGATACTGTTTtggatgattgtctagtcacatttattgagcgggatattttcttCCAAGTTaatgaagatgatataatggagACATTCATGTCATTGAGAAAGCAGCGGATAAACAAGTAA
- the LOC136465232 gene encoding uncharacterized protein produces the protein MYVILGYTNELSECLQRRDQDILNAISLVNVAKSKMQELRSNGWDNFLQKVTSFCIKHGVEVPAMDGAYVPYGKSARYAHARNQTNDDHFRTFSPSNSFASFDAQKVRRLAEFYPKDFSNNDLLKLELQLDNYIDDMRQDASFQGLDNIVDLSVKLVETKRHKVYDMVYLLLKLILLLPVATASVERVFSALVIVKTKSRNKIGDTVLDDCLVTFIERDIFFQVNEDDIMETFMSLRKRRINK, from the exons ATGTATGTTATTCTTGGATATACAAATGAGTTATCCGAGTGCTTGCAGAGAAGGGAtcaagatattcttaatgcaatctcacttgttaatgtggcaaagaGCAAAATGCAGGAGTTGAGGTCTAATGGTTGGGATAATTTTCTTCAGAaggtcacttctttttgtattaaacatggtgttgaagttcCTGCTATGGATGGTGCTTATGTGCCTTATGGAAAATCAGCACGGTATGCTCATGCCcgaaaccaaacaaatgatgaTCATTTCCGAA CCTTCAGTCCTTCCAACTCCTTTGCTTCTTTTGATGCACAGAAGGTACGTAGATTGGCTGAATTTTATCCTAAGGACTTCTCCAACAATGATTTGTTAAAACTTGAATTGCAACttgataattatattgatgacatgcgacaagatgctagcttccaaggtctagacaatattgttgatctctcagttaagcttgttgaaacaaagaggcACAAAGTGTATGATATGGTGTACTTGCTTCTCAAATTGATATTGCTTTTACCAGTGGCAACTGCgagtgttgaaagggtattttctgcatTGGTTATAGTGAAAACAAAGTCAAGGAATAAGATAGGTGATACTGTTTtggatgattgtctagtcacatttattgagcgggatattttcttCCAAGTTaatgaagatgatataatggagACATTCATGTCATTGAGAAAGCGGCGGATAAACAAGTAA